One region of Rhodovulum sulfidophilum DSM 1374 genomic DNA includes:
- a CDS encoding LacI family DNA-binding transcriptional regulator yields MSGPATGKPDRSRRPPTLEDVARAAGVSTATVSRSLNAPDRVRAETRMAVEAAVRDLGYTPNFGGQALASNRTNTIGAIIPTMENAIFARALQALQETLTESRVTLLVATSHYDPAREEAQIRALIARGVDGLALIGSQRTAAADALLETRGIPFVILWSAPSETPHPAIGFDNARAAAELTAQVLARGHRRIAMISGPLAHNDRAQARLAGVTETLCAAGLELAPGDLRECPYTLADGEAAAAALLGRAEPPTAIICGNDVLAAGALRAARRLGVDVPGALSVTGFDDIELATAVHPPLATIRVPHRGMGEAAGACLMDWIDSGRRPVSRLLPTEFVARGSLGPVG; encoded by the coding sequence ATGTCCGGACCCGCCACCGGCAAGCCAGATCGTTCCCGCCGCCCGCCGACGCTGGAGGATGTCGCGCGAGCGGCGGGGGTGTCGACGGCGACGGTCTCGCGCAGTCTGAACGCGCCGGACCGGGTCCGGGCCGAGACCCGGATGGCGGTCGAGGCGGCGGTGCGCGATCTGGGCTACACCCCGAATTTCGGCGGTCAGGCGCTGGCCTCGAACCGCACCAACACCATCGGCGCGATCATTCCGACGATGGAGAACGCGATCTTCGCCCGGGCGCTGCAGGCCCTGCAGGAGACGCTGACGGAAAGCCGGGTGACGCTTCTGGTGGCGACGTCGCATTACGATCCGGCGCGGGAAGAGGCGCAGATCCGGGCGCTGATCGCGCGGGGCGTCGACGGGCTGGCGCTGATCGGCAGCCAGCGGACGGCAGCGGCCGACGCGCTGCTGGAGACGCGGGGGATCCCGTTCGTGATCCTGTGGTCGGCGCCCTCGGAGACGCCGCATCCGGCGATCGGTTTCGACAATGCCAGAGCCGCGGCCGAGCTGACCGCCCAGGTTCTGGCGCGCGGCCACCGCCGGATCGCGATGATCTCGGGGCCGCTGGCCCATAACGACCGGGCCCAGGCCCGGCTGGCGGGGGTGACGGAAACCCTCTGCGCGGCGGGGCTGGAGCTTGCCCCCGGGGACCTGCGGGAATGCCCCTATACGCTGGCCGATGGCGAGGCCGCGGCGGCCGCGCTTCTGGGCCGGGCGGAGCCGCCCACCGCGATCATCTGCGGCAATGACGTGCTGGCGGCCGGCGCCCTGCGCGCGGCGCGGCGGCTGGGGGTGGATGTGCCCGGCGCGCTGTCGGTCACCGGCTTCGACGACATCGAGCTTGCCACGGCGGTCCATCCGCCGCTTGCCACGATCCGGGTACCGCACCGGGGCATGGGCGAGGCGGCAGGCGCCTGCCTGATGGACTGGATCGACAGCGGCAGGCGGCCTGTGTCGCGCCTTCTGCCCACCGAATTCGTGGCACGCGGGTCGCTGGGGCCGGTGGGTTAG
- a CDS encoding AbrB/MazE/SpoVT family DNA-binding domain-containing protein, with amino-acid sequence MQIARWGNSLAVRLPADLVRTLGLREGDRIELEPSGEGRLAVSRHPRADEVLSGLRRFRGRLASEDRLSRDAANAR; translated from the coding sequence ATGCAGATCGCCAGATGGGGAAATTCGCTTGCCGTCCGCCTGCCCGCGGATCTGGTCCGGACCCTCGGCCTGCGCGAGGGCGACCGGATCGAGCTGGAGCCCTCGGGCGAGGGTCGGCTTGCAGTCAGCCGCCATCCCCGTGCCGATGAGGTGCTGTCAGGGCTGCGCCGGTTCCGCGGCCGTCTGGCGTCCGAAGACCGGCTGAGCCGCGACGCGGCCAATGCCCGCTGA
- a CDS encoding PIN domain-containing protein — protein MPADFFDTNVILYLLDDGPKADRSEALLAKGGTISVQVLNEALVNCLRKARMSHDEAGEFLFGIRDLCETVELTVDTHDVGRALAARYKLSVYDSMIVAAALLSGCTRLWSEDMQDGLTVEGRLKIVNPFADAA, from the coding sequence ATGCCCGCTGACTTCTTCGACACCAACGTCATCCTCTACCTGCTGGACGACGGGCCCAAGGCCGACCGGTCCGAGGCGCTGCTGGCTAAGGGCGGCACGATCAGCGTCCAGGTGCTGAACGAGGCGCTGGTGAACTGCCTGCGCAAGGCCCGGATGAGCCATGACGAGGCGGGCGAATTCCTGTTCGGGATCCGCGATCTCTGCGAGACGGTCGAGCTGACCGTCGACACCCATGATGTCGGCCGCGCGCTGGCCGCCCGCTACAAGCTGTCGGTCTACGATTCGATGATCGTCGCCGCGGCGCTTCTCAGCGGCTGCACCAGGCTCTGGTCCGAGGACATGCAAGACGGGCTGACCGTCGAGGGGCGGCTGAAGATCGTCAACCCCTTCGCCGACGCCGCCTGA
- a CDS encoding SDR family oxidoreductase, producing the protein MTRTLFITGASSGIGAATARAAVARGWSVGLMARSADKLDTLATELGAAALALPGDATDPTAQEEAVARTVEHFGALHAAFANAGRGLERPGTEAGDPEDWRGMVDLNVMGVLFTARAALPHLRRTKGHLVLTGSAAGRTHIKGSIYSATKWFVHGYGGNMSEEMREWGGRCTVISPGMVDTPFFDSPKPDKIRPEDVADAVLYALEQNPRAELREIHIMPTG; encoded by the coding sequence ATGACCCGAACCCTGTTCATCACCGGCGCCTCCAGCGGTATCGGCGCCGCCACCGCCCGCGCCGCCGTCGCCCGCGGCTGGTCGGTGGGGCTTATGGCGCGCTCGGCCGACAAGCTGGACACGCTGGCAACCGAGCTTGGCGCGGCGGCGCTGGCCCTGCCCGGCGATGCCACCGATCCGACCGCGCAAGAAGAAGCCGTGGCCCGTACCGTCGAACACTTCGGCGCGCTGCATGCGGCCTTCGCCAATGCCGGGCGCGGCCTCGAACGGCCCGGCACCGAGGCGGGCGATCCCGAGGACTGGCGCGGGATGGTCGATCTGAACGTGATGGGCGTGCTGTTCACTGCCCGTGCCGCCCTTCCGCATCTGCGCCGGACGAAGGGGCATCTGGTTCTGACCGGCTCGGCCGCGGGGCGGACCCATATCAAGGGCTCGATCTATTCCGCGACCAAGTGGTTCGTGCATGGCTATGGCGGCAACATGTCCGAAGAGATGCGCGAATGGGGCGGGCGCTGCACGGTGATCTCGCCCGGGATGGTCGACACGCCGTTCTTCGACAGCCCCAAGCCCGACAAGATCCGGCCCGAGGATGTCGCCGATGCGGTGCTTTATGCGCTGGAACAGAACCCCCGCGCAGAGCTGCGCGAGATCCATATCATGCCAACCGGCTGA
- a CDS encoding DMT family transporter, which produces MTGTAATVAGRDPMAGIAAMCAGVACLCVNDAFAKALTEGYSPVQILFLRSLIALPFAAAIAVGTGGPRALVSRRPLAHLARGGLVIVAALMFFTSFRYLGLAEATGLIFVAPIFITALSALVLREPVGWRRWLAVAAGFAGVLIVVRPGAAAFQPASVLPVLAALFYAVLMLSARWLDARESVWTMQLWLVGSSVLLSGLAVGFVWTPVPAGDLWAFGCIALFGTLGMTLITQAFRMAPAVVIAPLDYTALLWATGFGWLFWQEVPDRATAVGAAVIVVSGVFIMIRERRAAG; this is translated from the coding sequence ATGACCGGAACGGCGGCAACCGTGGCGGGGCGCGACCCCATGGCGGGGATCGCTGCGATGTGCGCGGGCGTCGCCTGTCTTTGCGTCAATGACGCTTTCGCCAAGGCGCTGACCGAGGGCTATTCGCCGGTCCAGATCCTGTTCCTGCGCAGCCTGATCGCGCTGCCTTTCGCCGCCGCGATCGCGGTCGGGACCGGAGGGCCCCGGGCTCTGGTCTCGCGCCGTCCGCTGGCGCATCTGGCACGGGGCGGGCTGGTGATCGTGGCGGCGCTGATGTTCTTCACCAGTTTCCGCTATCTGGGGCTGGCCGAGGCAACCGGGCTGATCTTCGTGGCGCCGATCTTCATCACCGCGCTGTCGGCGCTGGTCCTGCGCGAGCCGGTGGGCTGGCGGCGCTGGCTGGCGGTGGCGGCGGGCTTTGCCGGGGTGCTGATCGTGGTCCGTCCGGGGGCGGCGGCGTTTCAGCCGGCCTCGGTTCTGCCGGTGCTGGCGGCGCTGTTCTATGCGGTGCTGATGCTCAGCGCGCGCTGGCTCGATGCGCGCGAAAGCGTCTGGACGATGCAGCTCTGGCTGGTCGGCAGCTCGGTGCTCCTGAGCGGTCTGGCGGTCGGTTTCGTCTGGACCCCGGTCCCGGCGGGCGATCTCTGGGCCTTCGGCTGCATCGCCCTGTTCGGCACGCTGGGCATGACGCTGATCACCCAGGCGTTCCGGATGGCGCCTGCGGTGGTGATCGCGCCGCTGGACTATACCGCACTGCTCTGGGCCACCGGTTTCGGCTGGCTGTTCTGGCAGGAGGTTCCCGACCGCGCGACGGCGGTGGGGGCCGCGGTCATCGTCGTCAGCGGCGTCTTCATCATGATCCGCGAAAGGCGGGCGGCGGGCTGA
- a CDS encoding exopolysaccharide biosynthesis protein, producing the protein MSLPILRTSRDQHDAGNLTLGSLLSGLGETSFGWAVVVFALMTMLPLPPGSSLVTALPVLVTTAQMMLGYRHVRLPGPLARLRLDHDKLRRTVLRLRPVTRRLERVLRPRNPALFRRRNERALGAALFVIAFTLFLPVPGSGWFPAISLFVAGVGMVEHDGRVTIWGLVMGAASVLLTVAIVVSLAASAEAVIP; encoded by the coding sequence TTGTCGCTTCCGATCCTGCGGACCTCGCGGGATCAGCACGATGCCGGCAACCTGACCCTCGGCAGCCTGCTGTCGGGGCTGGGCGAGACCTCGTTCGGCTGGGCGGTGGTGGTGTTCGCGCTCATGACCATGCTGCCGCTGCCGCCCGGATCTTCGCTGGTGACCGCGCTGCCGGTGCTGGTCACCACCGCGCAGATGATGCTGGGCTACCGCCATGTCCGCCTGCCGGGACCGCTGGCGCGGTTGCGGCTGGATCACGACAAGCTGCGCCGGACCGTGCTGCGCCTGCGCCCCGTCACCCGGCGGCTGGAGCGGGTTCTGAGGCCGCGCAATCCCGCCCTGTTCCGCCGCCGCAACGAACGCGCGCTGGGGGCGGCACTGTTCGTGATCGCCTTCACCCTGTTCCTGCCGGTGCCGGGCAGCGGCTGGTTCCCGGCGATCTCGCTGTTCGTCGCGGGCGTCGGCATGGTCGAGCATGATGGCCGGGTCACGATCTGGGGGCTTGTGATGGGCGCGGCCTCGGTGCTTCTGACCGTCGCCATCGTGGTCTCGCTGGCCGCCAGCGCCGAGGCGGTGATCCCGTAG
- a CDS encoding RNA ligase family protein, translating to MKKYGRTFHLPFSPGATSDDKVMSSLEGLMAEDLVVTEKMDGENTTIHAGGSHARSPDSRYHPSRDWLKAFAAGISPYLAEGERIVGENLYARHSVAYDALPSYFLGFAWIVGDVIQSWDLTQARFEELGIQPVATLYRGAYRTGLFEDLARALDLSRQEGFVARIAGSFPESDMPRRMGKYVREGHVQSEIHWMKAELIANGLADA from the coding sequence TTGAAGAAGTATGGTCGCACATTCCACCTGCCATTTTCGCCCGGCGCCACCAGCGACGACAAGGTCATGTCTTCGCTTGAAGGCCTGATGGCGGAAGACCTCGTCGTCACCGAGAAGATGGACGGTGAGAATACGACCATTCACGCCGGCGGCTCCCATGCGCGCAGCCCTGACAGCCGTTACCATCCTTCCCGAGACTGGCTCAAAGCGTTCGCGGCGGGGATTTCTCCCTATCTGGCAGAAGGCGAACGTATTGTCGGCGAGAACCTCTATGCCCGTCATTCCGTCGCCTATGATGCGTTGCCCTCGTATTTCCTCGGCTTCGCGTGGATTGTTGGCGATGTAATCCAGTCCTGGGACCTGACGCAGGCACGTTTCGAGGAGCTGGGCATCCAGCCCGTTGCGACGCTCTATCGGGGCGCCTACCGCACGGGTCTGTTCGAGGATCTGGCGCGGGCCCTCGACCTGTCGAGGCAAGAGGGGTTTGTGGCAAGGATCGCCGGCTCGTTCCCAGAAAGCGACATGCCGAGGCGGATGGGAAAATATGTCAGGGAAGGGCATGTTCAGTCGGAAATCCACTGGATGAAGGCTGAGCTTATCGCCAATGGCCTAGCTGACGCCTGA
- a CDS encoding TetR/AcrR family transcriptional regulator, whose amino-acid sequence MTTAKTPRPARAGRPTKRQSERIAAEIVARARELFIAQGFAATTMEQVIAACGIGKDTLYRRFATKEDLFAAVTQKALERTEAWFEAVAAECPERPLDRVRHLARWFLDANLDPELLALKREAFIEAMRARPLVGADPFTPKLAEAIRAAAAAGELAAPDADFVADQLIAALVLGPSNAALMGDDTLADPAAREAWFDRAWRLFVEGAAPGRG is encoded by the coding sequence ATGACGACAGCCAAGACCCCGCGCCCGGCGCGTGCCGGACGCCCGACCAAGCGCCAGTCCGAACGGATCGCGGCCGAGATCGTCGCCCGGGCGCGCGAGCTGTTCATCGCCCAGGGTTTTGCCGCGACCACGATGGAGCAGGTGATCGCCGCCTGCGGCATCGGCAAGGACACGCTCTACCGCCGTTTCGCCACCAAGGAAGATCTGTTTGCCGCGGTGACGCAGAAGGCGCTGGAGCGGACCGAGGCCTGGTTCGAGGCGGTGGCGGCGGAGTGCCCCGAGCGGCCGCTCGACCGGGTGCGGCATCTGGCGCGCTGGTTTCTCGATGCCAATCTCGACCCCGAGCTGCTGGCGCTGAAGCGCGAGGCCTTCATCGAGGCGATGCGGGCCCGGCCTCTGGTCGGCGCGGACCCGTTCACGCCGAAGCTGGCAGAGGCGATCCGCGCCGCCGCCGCTGCGGGCGAGCTTGCCGCGCCGGATGCCGATTTCGTCGCCGACCAGCTGATCGCGGCCCTGGTGCTGGGCCCCAGCAACGCGGCGCTGATGGGCGATGACACGCTGGCGGATCCGGCTGCGCGGGAGGCCTGGTTCGACCGCGCCTGGCGGCTTTTCGTCGAGGGTGCCGCGCCCGGCCGGGGCTGA
- a CDS encoding TonB-dependent siderophore receptor, giving the protein MDRGTLGRTTAALAAALGTAATAAAAQDDAYALEAIVLQADVADTSSSYALPDMRSATKTDTPVVETPQALTVLTRKQFDDQNTQTVGQALRYTSGVLSEIDASTRYDSVFLRGFGGFGISSQFVSSLDGLRLPRGQAFAQPAVDPFLLDRVDVLKGPSALLYGPSSTGGLVNMVSRAPDGSTGGEARLEYGTHDRVQAGFEQHGTLDAAGTLQYSLTAIGRSANTRYRDVDEKRYAIAPVLVWQPSADTRLTFGGYWQDDPEGGYFNSIYPKGAAPSAYARYLDRDFNIGDPDFDSFERTQWALNAGLEHAFSADLTLRSKLRYGRIDADMKGLQMGAPLDASGMLARNALISDETARALNWDSNLEYRFQTGAVSHRLLAGADLLWNDSDWQYSYTSAAPLDVTDPVYGGVSGPFTTMTDSHQTTRQAGIYLTDQLSFGRFRAVLGLRHDRIETDSLNRLSGTTTEQSSDNTSYRAALLYLFDNGAAPYVSYSTSLEPTSGVDAAGDPFVPTESEQWELGIKYQPPGMDALFTMAAFSIDQTNVLTPGDVPGYFIQTGKIRSRGVEFEGRGKLTERLELIGALTLLDTEVRASSNPAIIGNRPQAVPDYFGSLWLNRSFDGRLDGLELGGGVRFVGSSYGDDANSLKSGSYTLADLAIRYDLGARNPSLAGLEATLNVRNLFDETYYSSCSYDYFCQYGEGRIVTVGLRKTW; this is encoded by the coding sequence ATGGACAGAGGAACCTTGGGCAGGACGACCGCGGCACTGGCGGCCGCACTCGGCACGGCCGCAACCGCCGCCGCCGCACAGGACGATGCCTACGCGCTTGAGGCCATCGTGCTGCAGGCCGACGTGGCCGACACGTCGAGCTCCTACGCGCTGCCGGACATGCGCTCGGCCACCAAGACCGATACGCCGGTGGTCGAGACGCCCCAGGCGCTGACCGTGCTGACCCGCAAGCAGTTCGACGACCAGAACACCCAGACCGTGGGCCAGGCGCTGCGCTACACCTCGGGCGTGCTGTCCGAGATCGACGCCTCGACCCGCTATGACAGCGTGTTCCTGCGGGGCTTCGGCGGCTTCGGCATCTCGTCGCAATTCGTGAGCTCCCTCGACGGACTGCGGCTGCCGCGCGGCCAGGCCTTCGCCCAGCCCGCCGTCGATCCGTTCCTGCTGGACCGGGTCGATGTGCTCAAGGGCCCCTCGGCGCTGCTTTACGGGCCGTCGAGCACCGGCGGTCTGGTCAACATGGTCAGCCGCGCCCCCGATGGCAGCACCGGCGGCGAGGCGCGGCTGGAATACGGCACCCATGACCGCGTGCAGGCTGGGTTCGAGCAGCATGGCACCCTCGACGCGGCAGGCACCCTGCAATACAGCCTGACCGCCATCGGCCGCAGCGCGAACACCCGCTATCGCGATGTCGACGAAAAACGGTATGCCATCGCCCCGGTCCTGGTCTGGCAGCCTTCGGCCGATACGAGGCTGACCTTCGGCGGCTACTGGCAGGACGACCCCGAAGGCGGCTATTTCAACTCGATCTATCCCAAGGGCGCCGCGCCCTCGGCCTATGCCCGCTATCTCGACCGCGACTTCAATATCGGCGACCCGGATTTCGACAGTTTCGAACGCACCCAATGGGCGCTGAATGCCGGGCTGGAACATGCCTTCTCGGCCGATCTGACGCTGCGCTCGAAACTGCGCTACGGCCGCATCGACGCGGATATGAAGGGCCTGCAGATGGGCGCGCCGCTCGACGCCTCGGGCATGCTCGCGCGGAATGCCCTGATCTCGGACGAGACGGCGCGGGCGCTGAACTGGGACAGCAATCTGGAATACCGCTTCCAGACCGGCGCGGTCTCGCACCGGCTGCTGGCGGGGGCCGATCTGCTGTGGAATGACAGCGACTGGCAGTATTCCTACACCTCGGCCGCGCCGCTCGACGTGACCGACCCGGTCTATGGCGGCGTCTCGGGTCCGTTCACGACCATGACCGACAGCCACCAGACCACCCGGCAGGCCGGGATCTACCTGACCGACCAGCTCTCCTTCGGCCGGTTCCGCGCGGTGCTGGGCCTGCGCCATGACCGGATCGAGACCGACAGCCTGAACCGGCTGAGCGGGACCACCACCGAACAGAGCAGCGACAACACCTCCTACCGCGCCGCCCTGCTTTACCTCTTCGACAACGGTGCCGCGCCCTATGTCAGCTATTCGACCTCGCTCGAGCCGACCTCGGGCGTCGATGCCGCGGGCGATCCCTTCGTGCCCACCGAATCCGAGCAGTGGGAGCTGGGGATCAAGTACCAGCCGCCGGGCATGGACGCGCTGTTCACCATGGCCGCCTTCAGCATCGACCAGACCAATGTGCTGACCCCGGGCGATGTGCCGGGCTATTTCATCCAGACCGGCAAGATCCGCTCGCGCGGGGTGGAATTCGAGGGCCGCGGCAAGCTGACCGAGCGGCTCGAGCTGATCGGCGCGCTGACCCTGCTGGATACAGAGGTACGGGCCTCGTCCAATCCTGCGATCATCGGCAACCGGCCGCAGGCGGTGCCGGATTATTTCGGCTCGCTCTGGCTGAACCGCAGCTTCGACGGCAGGCTTGACGGGCTGGAACTGGGCGGCGGCGTCCGCTTCGTGGGATCGAGCTATGGCGACGATGCCAACAGCCTGAAATCCGGGTCCTATACCCTGGCCGACCTGGCGATCCGCTACGATCTGGGCGCGCGCAACCCGTCGCTGGCCGGGCTCGAGGCCACGCTGAACGTCCGCAACCTGTTCGACGAGACCTATTATTCCAGCTGCAGCTACGACTATTTCTGCCAGTACGGAGAGGGCCGGATCGTCACCGTCGGGCTGCGCAAGACATGGTAG
- a CDS encoding ABC transporter substrate-binding protein, producing the protein MVGRRGFLTGAAAALTAPRLARADAGIEARDVLGNRVALPAPPERIVLLDATDLISMAALITEPGARLAGWASVPRLDLGRADWLAPEGLPVVGKLSPDTVSAEGILALSPDLVVASAYMLPPGGSVLESVLRAAGIPLAWTGGHDRALRPGDKLDRAMGFWGAVLDRPKAARGLAAWGRARFDAVRAATSGPRPRTYMEIMSTYDTCCWAAGHAFWGGIFEIAGGHLLEASDGWGAKLGPEGLIAFDPEVYIATGGSFAPELQPGIAPGLDPERGREGLARAAARPALKDSSATRAGRVHGIWSGLATAPLMAPVLADCLGAWLHPETGANLDPRRTLTALNDRFARPLPGPLWLSLDAA; encoded by the coding sequence ATGGTAGGCCGGCGCGGATTTCTGACCGGGGCGGCGGCGGCATTGACTGCCCCCCGGCTGGCCCGGGCGGACGCGGGGATCGAGGCCCGCGACGTTCTGGGCAACCGCGTCGCGCTGCCCGCGCCCCCCGAACGGATCGTGCTTCTGGACGCGACCGACCTGATCTCGATGGCCGCCCTGATCACCGAGCCGGGCGCGCGGCTGGCGGGCTGGGCCAGCGTGCCCCGGCTGGATCTGGGGCGCGCCGACTGGCTGGCGCCCGAGGGTCTGCCCGTGGTCGGCAAGCTCTCGCCCGACACCGTCTCGGCCGAGGGCATCCTGGCGCTGTCCCCGGATCTGGTGGTGGCCAGCGCCTATATGCTGCCGCCCGGCGGATCGGTGCTGGAAAGCGTCCTGCGCGCCGCCGGGATCCCGCTGGCCTGGACCGGCGGCCATGACAGGGCGCTGCGGCCCGGGGACAAGCTCGACCGGGCGATGGGGTTCTGGGGCGCGGTGCTGGACCGACCCAAGGCGGCGCGCGGGCTGGCCGCCTGGGGCCGCGCCCGCTTCGACGCGGTCCGCGCCGCCACCTCCGGGCCCCGGCCCCGGACCTACATGGAAATCATGTCGACCTATGACACCTGCTGCTGGGCCGCGGGCCACGCCTTCTGGGGCGGGATCTTCGAGATCGCGGGCGGCCATCTGCTGGAAGCGTCGGATGGCTGGGGCGCGAAGCTCGGCCCCGAGGGCCTGATCGCCTTCGATCCCGAGGTCTATATCGCCACCGGCGGCAGCTTCGCCCCCGAGCTGCAACCGGGCATCGCGCCGGGGCTGGACCCGGAGCGGGGCCGCGAGGGCCTTGCCCGCGCCGCCGCCCGCCCGGCGCTGAAGGACAGCTCGGCCACGCGCGCGGGCCGGGTCCACGGCATCTGGTCCGGGCTCGCGACCGCGCCCTTGATGGCGCCGGTGCTGGCCGACTGCCTCGGCGCCTGGCTGCATCCCGAAACCGGCGCGAACCTCGATCCCCGCAGGACGCTGACCGCGCTGAACGACCGGTTTGCCAGGCCCCTGCCCGGCCCGCTCTGGCTGTCGCTGGACGCGGCCTGA
- a CDS encoding siderophore-interacting protein, with protein MIDVETELAFPGAETAHAALSAHAKSHDIPPEIDAPGHLAFSFQGNRLEFLTVPGRMRIRLSGVSPNTLYFLKEAVAHHLEEADPEAARTLRWPGDEGADSHRTPPNFRLLTVLERSRPVEGMTRLHLAGEDLEPLTRDGIHVKLMLPADRSRSPVWPGVAANGATRWPKGADRLHVRYFTLLELDAEAGRVAIDFVDHPDGQISDWARAARSGDRIGIMGPGGGLPPATDRPLILMGDATALPALLRILEALPASAEGCVITPLRPDDAGYLPASPLETLLLGPEGFAASAAGCFAEALAARPEARVWVGAEHALVHEARRIAAALPAERKEIGTYWRRGRRGDARRDDHDD; from the coding sequence TTGATCGACGTCGAAACCGAACTGGCCTTCCCCGGGGCCGAGACCGCCCATGCCGCGCTGTCGGCCCATGCCAAAAGCCACGACATCCCGCCCGAGATCGACGCCCCCGGGCATCTGGCCTTTTCCTTCCAGGGCAACCGGCTGGAATTCCTGACCGTCCCGGGGCGGATGCGGATCCGGCTGTCGGGGGTCAGCCCGAACACGCTCTACTTCCTCAAGGAGGCGGTCGCGCATCACCTCGAAGAGGCCGATCCCGAGGCCGCGCGCACGCTGCGCTGGCCCGGGGACGAGGGCGCCGACAGCCACCGGACGCCGCCCAATTTCCGGCTGCTGACGGTGCTGGAGCGGTCCCGCCCGGTCGAGGGCATGACCCGGCTCCATCTCGCGGGCGAGGATCTCGAGCCGCTGACCCGCGACGGCATCCATGTCAAGCTGATGCTGCCCGCCGACCGGAGCCGGAGCCCGGTCTGGCCCGGGGTCGCGGCCAATGGCGCCACGCGCTGGCCGAAGGGCGCCGACCGGCTGCATGTGCGCTATTTCACCCTGCTCGAACTGGACGCCGAGGCGGGCCGCGTGGCAATCGATTTCGTCGATCATCCGGACGGCCAGATCTCGGACTGGGCCCGCGCCGCCCGTTCCGGCGACCGGATCGGCATCATGGGCCCCGGCGGCGGCCTGCCCCCCGCGACCGACCGGCCGCTGATCCTGATGGGCGACGCCACCGCGCTGCCCGCCCTCCTGCGGATCCTCGAGGCCCTGCCCGCCAGCGCCGAAGGCTGCGTGATCACGCCGTTGCGTCCGGACGATGCCGGCTATCTGCCCGCCTCGCCGCTCGAAACCCTGCTGCTGGGCCCCGAGGGCTTCGCCGCCAGTGCCGCCGGGTGCTTCGCCGAGGCTCTGGCCGCCCGGCCCGAGGCGCGGGTCTGGGTCGGCGCCGAACACGCGCTGGTTCATGAGGCCCGCCGGATCGCCGCCGCCCTGCCCGCCGAGCGGAAGGAGATCGGCACCTACTGGCGGCGCGGACGGCGCGGCGACGCCAGACGCGACGACCACGACGACTGA
- a CDS encoding AraC family transcriptional regulator, with protein sequence MQRRIVSAGFVADALEPLVRRGIDPAPLLAGAGIAAADGPVTNQEYGRLWLAVAEALDDEFFGLGARPMRPGGFVFLGHAVLHAATLNVALRRALRFLGVLLEDPSGSLRVADGQAEIVLSDRRGLRSAFAYRTYWLVLMGLSCWLIGRRIPLTRLDFACAAPPNRADYQRFFGAPVQFGQAESRLCFAARYLELPTIRDERALKLFLAGAPANILVRYRHDQGLSARIRVRLRGTDPALWPDLEQVARELALSPATLRRRLRAEGQGWQAIRDDLRFAESRRLLAGTGESVAAIALRIGYAEPSAFHRAFLKWSGETPAAYRAARAG encoded by the coding sequence ATGCAAAGGCGGATCGTCTCGGCCGGGTTTGTCGCGGATGCGCTGGAACCGCTGGTGCGGCGCGGCATCGACCCGGCGCCCCTGCTGGCCGGGGCCGGGATCGCCGCGGCGGACGGGCCGGTGACCAACCAGGAATACGGGCGGTTGTGGCTGGCGGTGGCCGAGGCTCTGGACGACGAGTTCTTCGGGCTGGGGGCGCGGCCGATGCGGCCGGGCGGCTTCGTGTTCCTTGGCCATGCGGTGCTGCATGCGGCGACGCTGAATGTGGCGCTCAGGCGCGCCTTGCGGTTTCTGGGCGTGCTTCTGGAAGATCCCAGCGGCAGCTTGCGGGTGGCGGACGGGCAGGCCGAGATCGTGCTGAGCGACCGGCGCGGGCTGCGCTCGGCCTTTGCCTACCGGACCTACTGGCTGGTGCTGATGGGGCTGTCCTGCTGGCTGATCGGGCGGCGTATCCCTCTGACGCGGCTCGATTTCGCCTGTGCGGCGCCGCCGAACCGGGCCGATTACCAGCGCTTCTTCGGCGCCCCGGTGCAGTTCGGCCAGGCCGAAAGCAGGCTGTGTTTCGCGGCCCGCTATCTGGAACTGCCGACGATCCGCGACGAACGCGCGCTGAAGCTTTTCCTGGCCGGGGCGCCCGCGAATATCCTGGTGCGCTACCGCCACGATCAGGGGCTGTCGGCGCGGATCCGGGTGCGGCTGCGGGGGACCGATCCCGCGCTCTGGCCTGATCTGGAGCAGGTGGCGCGCGAACTGGCGCTGTCGCCCGCGACGCTGAGGCGGCGGCTGCGCGCCGAGGGGCAGGGATGGCAGGCGATCCGCGACGATCTGCGCTTTGCCGAAAGCCGGAGGCTGCTGGCCGGAACCGGCGAGAGCGTGGCGGCGATTGCGCTGCGCATCGGTTATGCCGAGCCGAGCGCGTTTCACCGGGCCTTCCTGAAATGGTCGGGCGAGACCCCGGCGGCCTATCGCGCGGCGCGCGCGGGCTGA